tggaaagaggCTAAACCCCCAAACATGAAGAATTAGATCTTCTATCTTTAGAAAATATTAGTGCTGATAcgtgctgtgctgcattcaatttattttacttttcaactACCCTTATGAAGCAAGTCACTTAAGGCCAGAAGGAACTGCAGCCATACATATGTAGGTAATTGATGCTGATGATAAGAATCTCACAGAGCTTAAAACCTCAACAAGTACTTTCTGGCAAAACCTCTGACTTCGGTTTGAATAACACAAGGCTCTTTGCTTGTAAACAACAGTCCTAAGGGCCTTCTCtactttattcttcttttaccttcctttctcttcattttgagCCTGTTTTTGCTTGAATAGTTGCCATTTGATAGTCGTAATTCCTGTGCTATTCTCCATTTGTCTGAACTGCAGTTTTGTCTGTTAGCCCATAGGTAGACAAGTTCCCCCCAGCACCACATCTCACGTTTTTAAATCCTAAGTAGTGATTTGTTCCTCAGCTTGACTGAGGAGAGCAAAGACTTTGTTCTTGTCCCCTTCCTTACTCACCTATTCTGCTGTTGCTGGtcatatttaaaaagatgaacaaaattCCAGATTCACAACACAGTTCAAAGTGGAGAAGTCTGATGACTCCATCTACTTGCCATTCCTCCAAGCAATTACGTGAGGTAACAGAGGTAACAGAGTTTCAGTGAGACTGTCACTTAAAGGCAATTGACAAGTTTTTCCTTTCGTCCTCTTGTGCATTGTGTGGGGTGGATCAGCTATCAGGTGGTGGAACTAGAAAAAGACATGCTGTTTTTGTCTTATTTCCAGTTCACAGACTATGAATAAATACTCCAAGACacataaaacagtattttacagGTGCTAGAGGTCTGTAGTAAAATCAAGTTTATAACTCAAACTATTTGAAGCAAGCAGGGATTGGCATTCTAGCTTCCTGCTGCTAAGGCACAAAGGGATTGGAAGACATAAAATACCTGGGACACAAGATAACTTACAGAACTTGGCACGATTCAGTTTGAGTAAAGTCTTACTTATTTTGTTCACAGTGTCAGGTGCTGCATGGTGGCCATCACAAAGTTGTTACTACTGCAAAATTGCTGATACAGAAGATAGAAATCTGAAGCATGCCTTTTAGACTGCATATATTGGTAGTCTGTGCTCAGTCTTTCACTCAGATCTTATGCATAGTTTCTTTGATCTATCTTAAAATCAAACACTATCAATAATCTTGATAGCACTGAAAATTTGCAACAATATATCTGAGCTGCAAAACACCtcctttgctgtctttctgaAGATAGCAGAAATACAGATAGAAAAATTATTAGATATTTCACCTCTGTTAGagattctaaaataaataattaaataaaattgttacAATTGAAAGTCTGTTATAAGTTGCAAGTGGAAAACTTTATGTCCAATAAGAGAAAAACTATTGTCTAGAGCTAGAGCTAGAATATACTAAGTGCAACTCGCTTTAAACACATATTTGCcaagagaaaatgttaaaataccATGAAAAGAATGTTGGATTCCCAAGGATCAACTCAAATTTAAGAATGGATGTTAATCAGACAGTCCACTGAAAGAGCATATGAATACATGTGCTAAATCTGGTGTGAAGTATGTTTTCTAAGAAGTATATTATGAAATCAACTAATAATATTCTTTGCTAATTATTCATAGAACTATGTATCACATATTAAATAAAGGTATTAAAGTAACATAATCTAGCCAACTGTTACTATGCACAGgaatttcttcatttagaaGTATCTACCATACCAacattacaaggaaaaaaatagcatggTAATGCGTTTACTTCACTCCTcaagccattttttttccttttgtctttaaaacaagcaaacaaacacccTATATATTTGTTTCCCAAAATTAAAGCATGCCAGTATTCTCAAAGTGctctcattctttccttttgcatctTCCACAGCTCTATGAGATATTATAAGTCATTAGAATTCATCACCTGATGAAGATCTTTGACAAAGCCACTAAGAATTCTGTTATGTTAAGGAAGTAgaagcagaacacaaaacaacatGTACATTAGACACAATCCTCCATTATGAATAGATAAAAGGTGGTCTTACAGCTGGAACCTTTGAAGAGGTATGCAAATACAGAGCTGAATCAAAATCCGCGAGGTCTCTCAACATAAAAGGTTTATGGCAATTTATGTGTGAAGATCGTGGACAGGGAATACAAAGGAAAACCTAAAGAAAGCCCAGATATCTGAGTAGAATTGGATCACTTCACTCCGCTTAGTGAGCGGACTCTTTCCATTAGACACGTTTATGATTTCTTCCAAACCTCTCTTTATAGTCACCATCAATATTCCACACaacatgggaaaataaaaacaaaaaacacatttcaagagaaaagaTGAACTTCCCTCAACTACGTTCCATGTTCTTAAACTCCCCAAATATAGTTACATTCCATCTCTTTCCAGAACAACAAAATCACACATTTTACAAGTACTCACCACTGTCTTCAACTatgaagtgaaaaatatcaCTGGTGGCATTGTCACCCGCTCGTAAAACATAGCATATCTTCATATCATCAATATCAGCTGGaaagaatcaggaaaaaaaaagcactttaaatACTGCAGACAGGAaacttgtgttttgttttgaaaacagaaaaatatgacTTGTATTGAATATCCTAGTTTCAGTAGAAAGAAGTCAAAGTTCTCCAGTAGAGATAAGAACCTTCAGCATTAAACAGAATTGAAGCTTTACAGATAGGATTCATTTGGTCTCACTATATTTCCTTATCCCCAGTCTTCTCTTTCATTCAAGATGTATTAGAACAAGAATCAAAAGCAAATTTAAGTATGTAAGGAAAACAATCAGAAAGTTTATTTGTGGCTCATTTTTGCAGAAGTCCAGATAGATACACATTCCATCACCATTCCTCAACCTAAGAAGTTCTGTAGCCTGCttcatggaagaaaataccctaggttttgtttctatttcagtcAAGCCTGATAATTAGGAAACTGCTTCAAATGCAGATATCTACCATACAGATGCTTGAAAGGAGATAAAAAGCATTCTGCTCTAAAGAACTTCGGAGGCATTGGGAAACCTGTGAttgaaaaaggaacaaaacctatggtattttctgtgttaaatttTAGTCCACACAACTCACCTCTGCTTCTAGAACTGGATTACTTTTGACATGCAGCCTAACCCCAGAGTAGGATATCTCTGTAGTACAGAGAACTTAACCTCTTTATTTCCCTAAAAATGCCCTCTTCAATTTCAACATCCTTCATACCAACCTGTTTTCAAGTGATATGGCATAAAACCTATATAAATGTCCTGTCACAAATAGTGCTTAAACACAAAGTGATTAACTGTTTTAAGAACCCAACATACTTAAgtagacagacagacaaaacttcagcaacaaaatatatcaacactgaatttttaataatcaatttcagttttaaaagtacACAAGAAGTAaccaaatatttattaatatagtGTGCTCTGGCTTCCTTGAGAAGTAACAAGACACATGCAACACACAAAACTATTTGGAAGATAAGACTTCTGTTGGTCAGTCTGATACTACACCAAACAGTGCAGAGTAATTTCTATTTTATCCAATTATAAGAACAAGTTTTCAAAATTAACGGCATTAAAATAAGTCTCAAGTAGTATCCAAGTTCCATTCCGATGCTATGGCATGTGAATTGGTCAAAACAAGCCAAAAGCACTTTTATTAGAGCTCCTCAACATCCTCAGTTCCAAAAGTAGCCAGACATCTTCCAAGGCAAACAATTTAAGAAGTCTATCAGCAGGTATATGTCACTAAAGAATCTCTTCTATAAATGTTTGAAAGAAAGTTAAAGATCAGAAATTCACAGGGCTGTAAAGAGGATGCAAACAAATACCTTTTTATGTCAGTGCAGCAAATAAATCTTTCATCCTGCAAACACTTACACAGGTACTTAGCTCTGCACATGTGAGTAACCTTATCAAAATCAATGGTTCCAACATACATAAAGATAAGCACTTGAGCCAATGTTTGCAGGACTACCTCATCAAAAAAGCCACTTGTCATCCAAAAAAATTTCGTTTTTGTGAAAAGAATTGCAAAGGAATGGCCggctttcttttcattaagtACACGTTTAGTCAGTTGAGCAATTTTACACATTTCTTCTATAATTGATTAGGTTATGTTAGCTATATTAAAGCGGACCTAGTTGTAAGCCTAATTTATTATTATGTAACTGCAGTACCTAATAAACGTTCATACAGTATTGGAATTCTTCCTTCACTAGAAACCCAGCAGCTTTCTCTTCGacaaaatatatacacatacatatatatatacacacacacacacatacttatatatatatatacacacacatatatatacatatatatatatacatatattaaaatgaaattatctgCACTAGATCAGGACGTTAACTTCCTATTTAAAATCCTGCAGAATTGATAAAGTTAATAAAGGTTACATATATTAATAtctattattttaagaaataaatgtacttCACAATATAATTCTCATAGGCCAGCCACTAGAAGCCTACCTATGTGGGACTGAGACTCTCAAAACAGCACTGAGGACTTCATCATATGGTGTGCATTTGAAACATCATCCAAACATCAGCTAACAACTTGCCATATACCTCTAAACTTCTTTAAATGTGAAAGAGTTGGCAATTCGTTAACagatttttcccctcttttaaaTCAATTATCTAATCTTAATGAATATCTGCTATGAACAGATTCCAGCCCTAACTTGCAGAGATGAATTCTGAGCAATTATGCACACAGATTATTCTTTGTAGACATTTTATTCTAGGACAACACTAGAAACTATAAGTTATCATGTAACAAGTATTCTTCTGTAAGTTTGCTCTTCATCACTAAATTGTAAATATAAAGCAACAAAGAAGTAATAATGAATTGAAACCACTGCTTTCAGATATAACTTGAAGtaatagataataataaaataaattttggaactgcttaatttattttaagagtaTTTTAATTTGTTACTGTCATTTGACTCTCTCATTCAGATTATTTGAGTAATAcaatataaatgaataaaaagcacCAACTATTTGCAGAAGTTGGAGGCCTGTTATCCAGAAGTTAGTTCTTCAGTACACTAACACCTGTTTTTAGCAATCCCATTTAAAGCTATGACATTCATGTGCTGAAGACTATCTACTGCAGTGGCAGCAGAAGTATCTGATGTATTACAAAGCTCCACACTGCTCTTGAAAAAGCCATCACTGCAATGCATTCTCAAGCATAAAGCAGAAAGCCATTTACCAAAGATACCCTCTGGTCCCTCTTCTGATTACAGAGGATCTTAAAAACTGGACTTCTCAAGCTGcttgcacagaaaaaaacaaacttgtttCATCAGTGTTACCACATGAAAACTGGACAGTCTGCGTATTCACACAAATATATACCCCAGCCCTGGaagcgttcaaggccaggctgtacAGGGCTTTGAACAACTTGGTTTTATGAGAGGTGTCCCTACCCACAACAGGGAGTTTGGAAATAggtgatttttaaggtccctttcaacccaagccactctCTGAgcctatgattccatgaaatcTAAGAGGTGGTATAACATTAGGATGGACTTCACAAACAACTGAACATCTCTCAAAACTCAACTGTACAGAACCCTGAAGACCTCGATCTGATTTCAGATTTGATTCAGTTTTCAATAGGTGTCGGCATTACTTGATTAATGAGCTCAAAGAAGAACATTGTATTTACTTCTCAAAAAAGACTTCAtatcagcagaaataaagagtGCTTGTTCCAGCATGGTCAGGGAACTTAGGAAGTTTTAACATGGTCTGGAGAGCCTTATAAGCTCTAAAAATCAACTTTCCCTGAGGCTGTAGGCTTCTCCTTCAGCTCAGCATTCTGGTTCCCACTCCCTATCTGTCTCCACAAAATGAGGTAACACTGTTTTATGCAGTGGTCTGCATTTAGGGAACACTCAGGAATTTTATTCTCCACTGTAAGAGAAAGCCCATTAGAAAAAGTGACAATCTGTTTAACTCCCCACTCTTATTGTCTTATGTTTCTCACCTACTCTGACAGTAGGTCTACTACTGCATTACCACAGCCTTACTTGtatgagctgcagctgttccCAAAGCTTCAATACGTTTAGTCCCTCCTTACCTTCTACTCTGCACTAACACTGTAAAACTTAAGGCACATCAGCCATTCAGAAGTTCATCAGGCCTGTCTGCAGTTTATTTGGTACATTTGACAAGAGTGCCACTTAAAGCCAATCCAGTAACCAGGGATACGCATCAGTATGAGCTGTGTCAAATGAAACGCTGTCAGCTACAAGGACTCATCTCTGGCCTTACTACCTATGCAGTCCAGGCTGCCTGGGCCCCTTTAGCTCAGATGACTGCATGCAGTTATACACACTAAACACACAACAGCTGCAGGAGGCTCCAAGAAACCTCATTTCATTAATTCATCACAAAGTAACATGGATTATTCTCCAGAGAATAGTTAATGCTCCCTTTCAATTGAAGAAAGTTATTTCATAGCCTTGTGGTAAGGCTTTATTACAGTACATTTGGCATATGCAGTTTTCATCCTATTTATACCACCCGGCATTTTAGTTCTATGTAAAAATTAAGTACCGCTgacataattttaaaacatttatattaCCTTTTAACTTACCACAAACACTTTGTGGCTAAGGTTTGTGTAATTAAGACAACAAATGCACTCATTATCTTCCTATGTCTGGGAAATGATTTTGTTCTTACAGTTAAATACACTCAAACAGTACAGCAACTTACACCCTAGCCATGACATGACCATTAGTTAATAACAGCCTGGCCACTCCCGTAGCATTTTCTAAATAAGATTCTCAAAGAAGGCACTTGGCCTCTACAGATCTGGAGCCACACGCAACCAATTCTGTTATCCAAATGTATGGCATTGAATAAGTCAACTAGATATAATTAGACTTATTCCACGTTATTTGGACTGTAAGCTCTCCAAAGCAAAGATGATCCTTTATTCAGTGTTTATCCAGTAAACACCCTTTCCTGTTTAAAGCTATCACAGACACAATAAACAGTAAGTAGaactaaaaaaagaataaagtcgTTACAAATAAATTGCTGTCAAAAAGATTATCACATTAATTATTACACAGttcaacatgaaaaaaagaacatctccGGTGAACTAAAAAACACAGAGAGCACTGTAATACCTTGAGTGAACTGGCTGATGCTATGGTTGCCCTTCCCCAGGTGGATCAGGAATCCATGGCGAGGACCCTCAGTGATTCTGATCTTCAGAGCAGTATGTAAACTGTCCCTGTCTTCCACTTTGAGCACTTTGTTAGTAATCAGAAACCCTATGTGGCCAGTGGCCAGAATACGGAGAGTCTGAGCACCTTTGTTGGTTACAATTTGAGGTACGCTGTTGTCCACCGCCATTATGCGAATCTTCATAGTCTGAGGTCTCCTCGTTTCAAACACAGTATTAGGGAAGACATAGAAATCAGTGTGAGTGCCATCTGTAACAGTGAAAGAGAAGCTGTCCTCAACTGATTCTGTACCATCGTGTTTGTAGCTGATCAGATTCTCGTTGAGATCTTGTTTAGTGAAGGTGGTGACTGGTTTGGAGTGATTGAACATGATCTGACCGTGAACCGGTATTTGAGTGATGATGAATTTTAGTAATGGATCAGGTGTATCTCTGTCTTCTACAGTCAGTTCAAACGGGGTTATTAGTTTGTATTCATTTTCACTCACCACCAGGTTATGGATTGTGACAATAGGTTTCTTATTGTCCACATCACTGATAGAAATTCTGAAAGTGCGAAACACAGGGTTATAACCATCAGTCACTTCAAACTCAAAGCTGTCCATTTTCACCTCATCTTCTGAAGTGTGAATGTAATAGATTTTATTGCCTGCTAATAGGAGCTGAGTAAAAGTGGAGATGGGCACCCCAGGCTGATCTGTGCATTCAAGATGACCACGGACGGGTGCTCTGGTAATAGTGAAAACTAGATTCTCATCTGGACTATTTAAGTCACTGGTGCTAAGCAAATCAGTTGTAAGGGTTaccctccctccttccttcaaAGAAACTCCTTTGCTGATTACATCTGGGAAGACTATATCAATACTACCTATTGTCACATAAAAGTAGCGGTCAATTAGAGGGTTTATTCCATCCGTCACATCAAATTTGATAAGATCACGAACACCTTCTCGGCCAAAGTGCATGTATCGAATTAAATTTCTATCCACTTCATCTTGAGTGAAGTTCATCCCCAGAGTGATATTCTCAACTCCACCTGAAGGTTTTAATCTCTGTAAGAGACCTTGTCCTGGCCCATATCTTACAATGTATGTCAAGGTTTTGTCTTCAGAATCTAGGTCAGTAGCTTTCAATATTCTGTTATGAATAGTCCTAGTTTCCCCTACTTCAATCTCCAAACCATCATTGATGGCCATTCTAGGTGTCTCATCATCTACAGGAATAACCATAATGAATATTGTTTTTATGGTAGTATGTTTACTGTCTGAGAGTTTCACCTCAAAACTGTCCTCCCTTGTCTCAGAGTCATCATGCTCATAGAGTATGTTGGAGCTCTCTGTTATCTGATCCAAGGTGAAGCTCTCCGCTAGGACAGTTCCATTGACCATCTGGTTCACGATGTGGCCATGCCTGGGAAGCCTGGTGATTGTAAATGTTAACTCATCGGCAGGGACGTCCCCATCAACTGCATTGAGGATAGGAGTATCAATAACCAGGCTCATGCCTTCCATCACAACAAACTCTCGCACAAAGATTTCAGGCTCTTCATCATTTGTTGGCATAATGGTAATAGGGAAAACACGTCTTTGGGAAAAGTTAATACCATCAGAACAGCGGAATGCAAATCTGTCTTCAACAGGTTCTACACCCTTATGTATACTCTGGACATAAAAAATGTGCCCTTGACGGAGGTCTTTCAAGGTAAAAGCACTAATAGCTATACCTGCTCTGGATTTTTCAGATCCTGGGGCTGGAGAGATGTTCTCTACATACCCAGATGTGGATTGGGAAACAATGGTGCAAAGAATATCATCACTAGGAGTATCCACATCTTCAGCCCTCAGATGAGCAGGAGTAATAACACGTTTGCCACCTTCCATTACTCTGAACTGCTCCCCCACTAAAATCTCTGGGGCTTTATTGTCAACAGGGAGAATAGTCACCAAGACTGACACTCCTTGAACAACATTGCCCCTGACATTCCACTCCTCAGATAGGTCAGACAAGGTAAGGTTGAAGGTATCTTCTTTGGGCAGAAGGCCTATTTCACCACTAGTATGAGCATACACCACAGCACCATCCAACACATCTCTCTGGGAAAATCTTTCTGCAGGCACCCCTTGGACCAGGATATTCCCATGCTGAGGTGGATCCTCTACAATGAAAGTCAACATCAAGTCATCTGTATCCTCATCTGTACCCTGAATTACATTAGCAGTGATTTCAGCAGCACCGTTCTCCAATACATCCAGGTAAGAACCAACAGTGCCTGGAGCCAACCGCAGGGTAGGAACCTCATCATCAACTGGGtgcacattcatttttaatgtgatgGGCACAATGTGAACCCCATCACTCACATCAAGCCTGCAAGTATCACTGCTGGCCTCAGCTCCACTGTGTACATACACCACCCTTCCTTGTCTGATATCCTCCAAGCCAAAGGCACCTCCCAGGATCAAACTGTAtccagaaagctgcagctggCCATAACGAGGAGCCTGGGTCAGGATAAACCGAAGATGAGTAAGCTCTGTGTCCGTGTCACTGGCATCCAGCTCAGCTGGGCTAAGGACATGGCTGCCTCCCTCAGGCAAAGTAAAGCCAGTATTAGTGATTTCAGGAGGCTGGTTATCCACTGGTTGCAGGTAGATGGTGAAAGTCCCCTCAGCTGCATTGCCAGCTGCATCTTCCACTTGGTAGTGAAACTGAATTAGATGAGGAGCCACTCCCAGCTCTTCCTGTGGGGGGCGGTAGGAGATCTTGTGATGATTGATCTGGGCTTGGGTGAAGTGGGTAACCTCCACAGAGTGATCTTCAGTCAGCACAAGGGATCCAAGGCGGGCTCCATGCTCTTCTGGAGAATGGTTAGAGTCAGTGTCAGTGGGGGGCTGAGTTACTGTGTAGCGGAGCTCACGGTCCCCTGAATCCTGGTCTGTGTAACACAAGTGCTTCCTCCGCAGGGGAGTCACCTGCTGTTCTGCAACTATTAAGTgtaggctgctgctgctgtgcagctccgGGGCTAATCTGTCTACAGGATGCACCCGGATCACAAAGGTCTGTGGTCCAGAGCGGTTGGGTGGGTCATTGTCATCTTGGACCCTAAAGACAAACTGGTCCAACACAACCCCAGGGCCAGGGCTGTGCGGCCCAAAGTGGTGGTAATAGAGACGCCCTTCCACAatgtcctgctgcagccactcTCTCACTGGCTTCTCATAGATTAGTGAGCTCCCCACTATGCCTGACACCCTCCTCCAGGAAAAACCCTcgtcttcctcctcttcccagccAGGAGGTGGCTGGGCTTGCCGGAGGAGAAGTTGGCCAGCACTGGGGCCAGACTCCACTGTAAAGAGCAGGATGGCATCCTGTGAGTCAATGTCAGTAGCACTAAGAGCACGAGAGGTGATGGGCACTGTTTCACCCTCAGCTATAGCCAGCCCTGTGTTAGCATTGAGTAGGGGTGGCTGGTCATCAGTGGGAACCAGGGTAATTGGGAAAAGGAACTCAACATGGTGTCGGGAGCCACCATCTTCCAGCCTCAGCACCAAGTTGTCACTGAGTGGAGACTCACTGCCATCATGCTGGTAAATGACTCGgcctgctgccagctcagccACCGTGAAGTGCTTACGAGGAGCGGCAGATGCTGGGGTGTCCTCCAGCAGAGTGAGGTGGCCATGTCTCAGTCCTGCCACAACACTCACCCGCACCTGCTCAAGGTCATCCTCATCACTGATCACAAGGTTAGGGCTGGGACCAGGGTCTGAAAGAGGCCGAGACTGCCCCTCATAGAGTACAAGACCAGTGTTGCGGGTCACCACGGGCGCAAGGGTATTCATGGGCTTCACCACAATCACAAAGGCAAAAGGCTCTGATGCAGCACCCTCAGGGtccagcacctccagctctAGCTCAAAGAGACGTTCCTGATCAGAGTCCTCCATGGGGGGCTGGTAGGCAATGCGCAGCTCC
The Coturnix japonica isolate 7356 chromosome 1, Coturnix japonica 2.1, whole genome shotgun sequence DNA segment above includes these coding regions:
- the FREM2 gene encoding FRAS1-related extracellular matrix protein 2 isoform X3, with the protein product MQAFLAVPRRLPAGLLLLLAGCVCLGLPAGAASSLPWAPEAAAPPVVVANRGLRVPLGRSAWLDPTRDLVLQVQPGDRCHLTVLDEDPLWQRPGRLSPRRFPCDFGPREVRYSHLGGRSPARDRVRLQLRYDSPSRALVLPLVLEVEVLFTQLEIVTRNLPLVVERLRGTSSPLDSRSLEFAFEPSRQRCRVGLLPSLTGLPRYGEILNYPTAVAMPAGGSVEAVGGGPVPASMWDCEEFLRLGLRYRHTAAGSSPNRDLVPLVAELWEAAGGGAMLKREYFQVLVRIRGGMENVAPKPSFMAMLMMEVDQFVLTALTPDMLAAEDTESPPDLLLFNITSPFGPGQGYMVSTDDRSLPISSFSQRDVRELRIAYQPPMEDSDQERLFELELEVLDPEGAASEPFAFVIVVKPMNTLAPVVTRNTGLVLYEGQSRPLSDPGPSPNLVISDEDDLEQVRVSVVAGLRHGHLTLLEDTPASAAPRKHFTVAELAAGRVIYQHDGSESPLSDNLVLRLEDGGSRHHVEFLFPITLVPTDDQPPLLNANTGLAIAEGETVPITSRALSATDIDSQDAILLFTVESGPSAGQLLLRQAQPPPGWEEEEDEGFSWRRVSGIVGSSLIYEKPVREWLQQDIVEGRLYYHHFGPHSPGPGVVLDQFVFRVQDDNDPPNRSGPQTFVIRVHPVDRLAPELHSSSSLHLIVAEQQVTPLRRKHLCYTDQDSGDRELRYTVTQPPTDTDSNHSPEEHGARLGSLVLTEDHSVEVTHFTQAQINHHKISYRPPQEELGVAPHLIQFHYQVEDAAGNAAEGTFTIYLQPVDNQPPEITNTGFTLPEGGSHVLSPAELDASDTDTELTHLRFILTQAPRYGQLQLSGYSLILGGAFGLEDIRQGRVVYVHSGAEASSDTCRLDVSDGVHIVPITLKMNVHPVDDEVPTLRLAPGTVGSYLDVLENGAAEITANVIQGTDEDTDDLMLTFIVEDPPQHGNILVQGVPAERFSQRDVLDGAVVYAHTSGEIGLLPKEDTFNLTLSDLSEEWNVRGNVVQGVSVLVTILPVDNKAPEILVGEQFRVMEGGKRVITPAHLRAEDVDTPSDDILCTIVSQSTSGYVENISPAPGSEKSRAGIAISAFTLKDLRQGHIFYVQSIHKGVEPVEDRFAFRCSDGINFSQRRVFPITIMPTNDEEPEIFVREFVVMEGMSLVIDTPILNAVDGDVPADELTFTITRLPRHGHIVNQMVNGTVLAESFTLDQITESSNILYEHDDSETREDSFEVKLSDSKHTTIKTIFIMVIPVDDETPRMAINDGLEIEVGETRTIHNRILKATDLDSEDKTLTYIVRYGPGQGLLQRLKPSGGVENITLGMNFTQDEVDRNLIRYMHFGREGVRDLIKFDVTDGINPLIDRYFYVTIGSIDIVFPDVISKGVSLKEGGRVTLTTDLLSTSDLNSPDENLVFTITRAPVRGHLECTDQPGVPISTFTQLLLAGNKIYYIHTSEDEVKMDSFEFEVTDGYNPVFRTFRISISDVDNKKPIVTIHNLVVSENEYKLITPFELTVEDRDTPDPLLKFIITQIPVHGQIMFNHSKPVTTFTKQDLNENLISYKHDGTESVEDSFSFTVTDGTHTDFYVFPNTVFETRRPQTMKIRIMAVDNSVPQIVTNKGAQTLRILATGHIGFLITNKVLKVEDRDSLHTALKIRITEGPRHGFLIHLGKGNHSISQFTQADIDDMKICYVLRAGDNATSDIFHFIVEDSGGNKLKNQHFRLNWAWISLEKEYYLVNEDSKYLDVILKRRGYLGETSFISISTRDGTAKKDKDFRGKAQKQVQFNPGQTSATWRVRILSDGEHERSESFQIVLSEPVMAVLEFPSVSTVEIIDPGDESTVFIPQSTYTIEEDVGELFIPVRRSGDVSQELMVICYTQQGTATGTAPTSVLSYSDYISRPEDHNSVLRFDKDEREKTCRVVIIDDSLYEEAETFDVLLSMPMGGRIGTEFASTRITIVPDKDDEPAFYFGNDEYCVDESAGYVEVRVWRTGTDLSKAASVTVRSRKSESRTAEAGVDYVGISRNLDFAPGVSMQTFRVVILDDLGQPVLEGTEKFELVLRMPMNAALGEPSKATIFINDSVSDLPKMQFKEPVYVVNENDGQISAMIYRSGDIQYTSTVRCYTRQGSAQVMMDFEERPNTDNSIITFLPGETEKPCPLVLMDDTFHEEDEELRLVLGSPRSDSSFGASIGEQNETLIKIRDDADKAIIKFGETKFSVSEPKDTRQAAVVKIPVIRLGDTSKVSVVRVHTKDGSAISGEDYHPISEAFRAGVFSWFGINYFGVQVSFRMGLISEHQQQHCNIFKFH